The Urbifossiella limnaea genome has a window encoding:
- a CDS encoding sigma-70 RNA polymerase sigma factor region 4 domain-containing protein has translation MKRFVPTAAGRSRAMMVAVVLGTALTAGEASAAPDARAVQDISRYCQACWRNARLPADRWGDCTQEVFTRLLERVESEKWQTVLKDDETLERREFLRAIDAVKKRVQRARKVSPLSPEVADRRGSNTVRDDREAVAQAARQVLGPRQRRILELTAAGWAVPEIAGELGTTAERVSDEKYKAVRKLQHYFRGDEGVNG, from the coding sequence ATGAAGCGGTTCGTGCCGACGGCGGCGGGGCGGTCGCGGGCGATGATGGTGGCGGTGGTGCTGGGCACGGCGCTGACGGCCGGCGAGGCGTCGGCCGCCCCGGACGCCCGCGCCGTGCAGGACATCAGCCGCTACTGCCAGGCCTGCTGGCGGAACGCCCGGCTGCCCGCCGACCGCTGGGGCGACTGCACCCAGGAGGTGTTCACGCGGCTGCTGGAGCGCGTGGAGTCGGAGAAGTGGCAGACCGTGCTGAAGGACGACGAGACGCTGGAACGGCGCGAGTTCCTGCGGGCCATCGACGCGGTGAAGAAGCGGGTGCAGCGGGCGCGGAAGGTGTCGCCGCTGAGCCCGGAGGTGGCCGACCGGCGCGGGTCGAACACGGTGCGCGACGACCGCGAGGCGGTGGCGCAGGCGGCGCGGCAGGTGCTGGGGCCGCGGCAGCGGCGCATCCTGGAGCTGACCGCCGCCGGGTGGGCGGTCCCCGAGATCGCCGGCGAGTTGGGGACGACGGCCGAGCGCGTCAGCGACGAGAAGTACAAGGCGGTGCGGAAGCTGCAGCACTACTTTCGGGGGGACGAAGGGGTGAACGGGTGA
- a CDS encoding serine/threonine-protein kinase → MATPVLSVRDFCALLTKSKLLTPDEVDAVRRRWEADHPDADGDVDGFVKSISGRKGVITHWQAALLSRGRADGFFVEGYKILEQLGKGQMGGVYKAAHALGQVVALKILPASRARDARLLARFQREARLLTQLDHPNVVRAYQVGDSGGRHFIAMEFLDGETLDEVLDRRKKLPVPEAVRLVRQALDGLGHLHERRTVHRDIKPSNLMVTPPPPKHGPDTTLDATLKILDVGLGRELFAEALGPDDQTATQLTVEGAVVGTPDYMSPEQAKDARTSDIRSDLYSLGCVLFHLVSGRPVFTESSVTAQLLRHATDAPPPLPPDAPPGLQAVLDRFLAKNPDDRFQTPEEASKALKPFQAGGAAPAKSGVNPAYQKWLDTESRADGDLPAPPLPKPGTRPAPALKPGTGTASAVPSWQPAARAPALPPPPGDDDDLVDVELVTAAPPPPALPPPPVYVKLPDDRSLLDLNRRDMLMLTAGGVGVVAALAAGYGLAKLVQGLRAPKTDTDPPEG, encoded by the coding sequence ATGGCGACCCCGGTCTTGTCGGTCCGCGACTTCTGCGCACTGCTGACCAAGAGCAAGCTCCTGACGCCCGACGAGGTGGACGCCGTCCGCCGCCGCTGGGAGGCCGACCACCCCGACGCCGACGGCGACGTGGACGGGTTCGTGAAGTCGATCTCCGGCCGCAAGGGCGTCATCACCCACTGGCAGGCGGCGCTCCTGAGCCGCGGCCGGGCCGACGGGTTCTTCGTCGAGGGGTACAAGATTCTGGAGCAACTCGGCAAGGGGCAGATGGGCGGCGTGTACAAGGCCGCCCACGCGCTGGGGCAGGTGGTGGCGCTGAAGATTTTGCCGGCCAGCCGCGCGAGGGACGCGCGGCTGCTGGCCCGGTTCCAGCGCGAGGCCCGGCTGCTGACGCAACTCGACCACCCGAACGTGGTCCGCGCCTACCAGGTCGGCGACAGCGGCGGCCGGCACTTCATCGCCATGGAGTTCCTCGACGGCGAGACGCTCGACGAGGTGCTCGACCGCCGCAAGAAGCTGCCGGTGCCGGAAGCCGTGCGGCTGGTGCGGCAGGCGCTCGACGGCCTCGGCCACCTGCACGAGCGGCGGACGGTTCATCGGGACATCAAGCCGAGCAACCTGATGGTGACGCCGCCGCCGCCGAAGCACGGCCCGGACACCACGCTCGACGCCACGCTCAAGATCCTCGACGTGGGCCTCGGCCGCGAGCTGTTCGCGGAGGCGCTCGGCCCCGACGACCAGACGGCGACGCAACTGACGGTGGAGGGTGCGGTGGTCGGCACGCCGGACTACATGAGCCCGGAGCAGGCGAAAGACGCCCGCACCAGTGACATCCGCTCCGACCTGTACAGCCTCGGGTGCGTGCTCTTCCACCTGGTGTCGGGCCGGCCGGTGTTCACGGAGTCGTCGGTCACGGCGCAGCTGCTGCGGCACGCGACCGACGCCCCGCCGCCGCTCCCGCCCGACGCCCCGCCGGGCTTGCAGGCGGTGCTCGACCGCTTCCTGGCGAAGAACCCCGACGACCGCTTCCAGACGCCGGAGGAGGCGTCGAAGGCGCTGAAGCCGTTCCAGGCGGGCGGCGCGGCGCCGGCCAAGTCGGGCGTGAACCCGGCGTACCAGAAGTGGCTGGACACCGAATCGCGGGCTGACGGTGACCTGCCCGCGCCGCCGCTGCCGAAACCAGGTACGCGGCCGGCGCCGGCGTTGAAGCCCGGTACCGGGACGGCGTCGGCCGTGCCGTCGTGGCAGCCGGCGGCGCGGGCGCCGGCCCTGCCCCCCCCACCCGGCGACGACGACGATTTGGTGGACGTGGAGCTGGTGACGGCCGCGCCGCCGCCGCCCGCGCTGCCGCCGCCGCCGGTGTACGTGAAGCTGCCGGACGACCGCTCACTGTTGGACCTGAACCGCCGCGACATGCTGATGCTGACGGCCGGCGGCGTCGGCGTGGTGGCGGCGCTGGCCGCGGGCTACGGGCTGGCCAAGTTGGTGCAGGGGCTCCGCGCGCCGAAGACGGACACGGACCCCCCGGAAGGTTAG
- a CDS encoding metallophosphoesterase produces the protein MPPLVLLVLLAVLTADAVCWWRADRRARLWPRAAAWRGLVALFVGGQMTLVFWVIGGRVEPTVGVGRPPQFLAAVAFLWHLLILPTIAVVATAAAAARLIARAVPRPAPPADAGAPTRRQFHGLVATAAPALLAGSGAVVSRSQVQGFRVREMSVPLPTLPPELDGVRVAVVSDLHVGSFTTGETVRRVVEGTSRLDADLILLPGDLIDNALADLGAALDAVSNMQSRHGAYLCVGNHDLIEDGVEFVRRTRARVPLLVGESRTVTVRGVPVQLLGLPWNRDERRSAEVVRELAGTVAAGAFPILLAHHPHAFDAAAEAGLPLTVSGHTHGGQLMAGESVGFGPLMFRYWSGLYRKPGDTALVVSNGVGNWFPLRVRAPAEIVHLTLRAARA, from the coding sequence ATGCCGCCGCTGGTTCTGCTCGTCCTCCTCGCCGTCCTCACGGCCGACGCCGTTTGCTGGTGGCGCGCCGACCGCCGCGCCCGCTTGTGGCCCCGCGCCGCCGCGTGGCGCGGGCTCGTCGCCCTGTTCGTCGGCGGGCAGATGACGCTCGTGTTCTGGGTGATCGGCGGGCGCGTCGAGCCGACCGTTGGGGTCGGCCGGCCGCCGCAGTTCCTCGCCGCCGTCGCCTTCCTCTGGCACCTCCTGATCCTGCCGACCATCGCCGTCGTCGCTACCGCCGCGGCCGCGGCTCGGTTGATCGCCCGCGCCGTGCCGCGCCCGGCGCCGCCCGCCGACGCCGGGGCGCCGACGCGCCGGCAGTTCCACGGCCTGGTCGCCACCGCCGCACCGGCGCTGCTCGCCGGGAGTGGGGCGGTCGTGTCGCGGAGTCAGGTGCAGGGCTTCCGCGTCCGCGAGATGAGCGTGCCGCTGCCGACGCTGCCGCCGGAACTCGACGGCGTCCGCGTCGCCGTCGTGTCCGACCTCCACGTCGGCAGCTTCACCACCGGCGAGACGGTGCGGCGCGTCGTCGAGGGAACGAGCCGGCTCGACGCCGACCTGATCCTGCTCCCCGGCGACCTGATCGACAACGCCCTCGCCGACCTGGGGGCCGCGCTCGACGCCGTGAGCAACATGCAGTCGCGGCACGGGGCGTACCTGTGCGTCGGCAACCACGACTTGATTGAGGACGGCGTCGAATTCGTCCGCCGCACCCGCGCCCGGGTGCCGCTGCTGGTCGGCGAGTCGCGGACGGTTACGGTCCGCGGCGTGCCGGTGCAACTGCTCGGGCTGCCGTGGAACCGGGACGAGCGGCGGTCGGCGGAGGTGGTGCGTGAGTTGGCCGGTACGGTGGCCGCGGGGGCGTTCCCGATCCTGCTGGCGCACCACCCGCACGCGTTCGACGCGGCCGCCGAGGCGGGACTGCCCCTGACCGTGTCCGGCCACACGCACGGCGGGCAGCTGATGGCGGGCGAGTCGGTGGGGTTCGGGCCGCTGATGTTCCGCTACTGGTCGGGCCTGTACCGAAAGCCCGGCGACACCGCGCTGGTGGTGTCGAACGGTGTGGGGAACTGGTTCCCGCTGCGGGTCCGTGCGCCGGCGGAAATCGTCCACCTCACGCTGCGGGCGGCGCGGGCATGA